The following are encoded together in the Actinoplanes sp. N902-109 genome:
- a CDS encoding GCN5-related N-acetyltransferase, whose amino-acid sequence MTAEHDVVHQTRRLLLRPWQAGHAAVEHELRTERDPRVPPHRRLDRARSAGHERLWASVWDWNTASRRVLAKLGFTETAWTEFRPPYGTTLYATRRL is encoded by the coding sequence ATGACAGCTGAGCACGACGTCGTTCACCAGACGCGACGGCTGCTGCTCCGGCCGTGGCAGGCCGGGCATGCCGCCGTCGAGCACGAACTCCGGACCGAACGCGACCCCCGCGTGCCGCCCCACCGCCGCCTCGACCGCGCGAGGTCGGCCGGCCACGAACGCCTCTGGGCCTCGGTCTGGGACTGGAACACCGCGTCCCGCCGCGTCCTGGCCAAGCTCGGCTTCACCGAGACCGCGTGGACCGAGTTCCGGCCGCCGTACGGCACGACGTTGTACGCCACCCGCCGCCTCTGA
- a CDS encoding GNAT family N-acetyltransferase: MTSLERLTAGHADALLAFERDNRAWFARFVTDRGDAYFAGFAGHHAAMLAEQDAGTGHFHLLVTSDGAIIGRFNLFDVHDGQARLGYRVAERFSGRGLAKEGVRQVIARARTEYRLRRLTAGASPGNAGSLAVLRGTGFTVTGPDQPTGRWHVLDL; encoded by the coding sequence ATGACGAGTCTGGAGCGGCTGACCGCCGGGCACGCGGACGCGCTGCTGGCCTTCGAACGGGACAACCGGGCCTGGTTCGCCCGGTTCGTCACCGATCGTGGCGACGCCTACTTCGCCGGCTTCGCCGGGCATCATGCCGCGATGCTGGCCGAGCAGGACGCCGGCACCGGTCACTTCCACCTTCTGGTGACCAGCGACGGCGCGATCATCGGCCGGTTCAACCTCTTCGACGTGCACGACGGGCAGGCTCGGCTCGGCTACCGCGTCGCCGAGCGGTTCAGCGGCCGAGGCCTGGCCAAGGAGGGCGTCCGCCAGGTGATCGCCCGGGCCCGCACCGAGTACCGGCTGCGCCGGTTGACCGCCGGGGCCTCCCCCGGCAACGCGGGCTCCCTCGCCGTGCTGCGCGGCACCGGCTTCACCGTGACCGGCCCCGATCAGCCCACCGGCCGGTGGCACGTCCTGGACCTGTGA
- a CDS encoding TetR/AcrR family transcriptional regulator C-terminal domain-containing protein has translation MAKLSRDTVIAEALRLLDEVGLDAVTTRHLARRLGVEQPSLYHHFRKKEDLLAAMAEAAMAPHATAPLPEPPDDWRAWFLDNMRSLRSTLLLHRDGARLHAGHLPGPADLTRIAHKMAFLTAAGVPATDAQMAMLAAGRFTVGSVLEEQADAVPAPAGLPPIDHGAAFEAGLALIVEGLAARVPGARHDS, from the coding sequence ATGGCCAAGCTCAGCCGGGACACGGTGATCGCCGAAGCCCTCCGCCTGCTCGACGAGGTCGGCCTGGACGCCGTCACCACCCGGCACCTCGCCCGGCGGCTGGGGGTGGAGCAGCCGTCGCTCTACCACCACTTCCGCAAGAAGGAGGACCTGCTCGCCGCCATGGCCGAAGCCGCCATGGCACCACACGCGACAGCCCCGCTGCCCGAGCCGCCCGACGACTGGCGCGCGTGGTTCCTGGACAACATGCGCAGCCTGCGCAGCACCCTGCTGCTGCACCGCGACGGCGCCCGCCTGCACGCCGGTCACCTCCCCGGCCCGGCCGACCTGACCCGCATCGCCCACAAGATGGCCTTCCTGACCGCCGCCGGTGTACCCGCGACCGACGCGCAGATGGCGATGCTGGCCGCCGGGCGCTTCACCGTCGGCAGCGTGCTCGAGGAACAAGCCGACGCCGTCCCCGCGCCGGCGGGCCTGCCCCCCATCGACCACGGGGCGGCCTTCGAGGCGGGCCTCGCCCTCATCGTCGAGGGCCTCGCGGCCCGCGTGCCCGGCGCCCGGCATGACAGCTGA
- a CDS encoding FAD-dependent monooxygenase has product MRILVCGGGIAGPAAAYWLARGGHEVVVAERFPALRATGAQVDLRGQGIEAVRRMGLLDAVRSRLVDEAGVALVDRHGRTRATILANTSGHGRQSLTSEYEIMRGDLVRILFDATRNDVQYVFGVTVDGFEQDEHRVVAHFSDGSSDVFDLLIGADGQGSRIRQAIQPAGATDPYRTMGIHMAYWFVPRIGSDTTVRDSYIAPGGRMIMRRSHAPNETQVYFVLREDSAEASAVHREPVERQKQFWAQRFRDAGWQTGRFIDGMAATPSFYSQEVLQVRTRTWSKGRVVLLGDAAHCASPYSGMGTSGGLVGAYVLAGELNADPGPGTAFARYDRTLRPFADTIQDAVNPRLLRLGMPKSQLGVGTVQTAASVATFLRIPDLIARFSTTDRGGAWELPAYR; this is encoded by the coding sequence ATGAGGATCCTGGTGTGCGGTGGCGGGATCGCCGGACCGGCCGCGGCGTACTGGCTGGCCCGGGGCGGGCATGAGGTGGTCGTGGCCGAGCGCTTCCCGGCGCTGCGGGCCACCGGCGCTCAGGTCGACCTGCGCGGGCAGGGCATCGAGGCGGTACGGCGGATGGGCCTGCTCGACGCCGTCCGCAGCCGGCTGGTGGACGAGGCGGGCGTGGCGCTGGTGGACCGGCACGGCCGGACCCGGGCGACGATCCTGGCGAACACCTCCGGCCACGGCCGGCAGAGCCTGACCTCCGAGTACGAGATCATGCGCGGCGATCTGGTGCGCATCCTCTTCGACGCCACCAGGAACGACGTCCAGTACGTCTTCGGCGTCACCGTGGACGGTTTCGAGCAGGACGAGCACCGGGTCGTCGCGCACTTCTCCGACGGCAGTTCCGACGTTTTCGACCTGCTGATCGGGGCGGACGGTCAGGGGTCGCGGATCCGGCAGGCGATCCAGCCGGCGGGTGCCACCGACCCGTACCGGACAATGGGCATCCACATGGCCTACTGGTTCGTGCCCCGGATCGGTTCGGACACCACCGTCCGGGACTCCTACATCGCACCCGGCGGCCGGATGATCATGCGGCGCAGCCACGCGCCGAACGAGACGCAGGTGTATTTCGTGCTGCGCGAGGACTCCGCGGAGGCCTCGGCCGTGCATCGGGAACCAGTCGAACGGCAGAAACAGTTCTGGGCTCAGCGGTTCCGCGATGCCGGGTGGCAGACCGGCCGGTTCATCGACGGCATGGCGGCCACCCCCAGCTTCTACTCGCAGGAAGTGCTGCAGGTGCGCACGCGAACATGGTCGAAAGGGCGGGTGGTGCTGCTCGGGGATGCGGCGCACTGTGCCTCCCCGTACAGCGGGATGGGCACGTCAGGCGGCCTGGTGGGAGCCTATGTCCTGGCCGGTGAGCTCAATGCGGACCCCGGTCCCGGTACGGCGTTCGCGCGCTACGACCGCACGTTGCGGCCCTTCGCCGACACCATTCAGGACGCGGTGAACCCCCGGTTGCTGCGCCTGGGCATGCCGAAATCCCAGCTCGGCGTGGGCACCGTGCAGACGGCCGCCTCGGTGGCGACGTTCCTGCGCATCCCGGACCTGATCGCTCGGTTCTCGACAACGGACCGAGGCGGTGCCTGGGAGCTCCCGGCGTACCGATGA
- a CDS encoding MFS transporter yields MAARAGVVTIAFCTGTPPLWLLITCSAVSGSAAAMFQPGVNGIVPQLTSDPHRANATIRAAGAVAELLGSAAAGILVSVFGAGGPTLWTPRPSPSVPPALAGLRMHPVARAKTSTLTDLVAGRHESRARTWLWSVILVWAAFGIFPFGPLIPLGAVLVDRHTYGWMQSAAGAGTILGGLAALRAQPRRPLAAGAVLMVGYPLLPLAIALHRPLPPLLLAAGISGIAWAFWSIMWQTSVQTAMLNRVTSYEVLGSDGSLPIGQALAGPVAGAVGAERVLGTSVVVGLLGCVALLLIPAVRNLGRAPAPDDVLTRSPAQVGRTRLVPGRSDRRRDAPRTRLPMASADAGPASHRHCRRGPSITTACSPAITAAEPVHRRDCFTADV; encoded by the coding sequence GTGGCTGCTCGCGCAGGCGTCGTCACGATCGCCTTCTGCACCGGTACGCCGCCGCTGTGGCTGCTGATCACCTGCTCGGCGGTCAGCGGCTCGGCCGCGGCGATGTTCCAGCCCGGCGTCAACGGCATCGTGCCCCAGCTGACCAGCGACCCGCACCGGGCCAACGCGACCATCCGGGCGGCCGGCGCGGTCGCCGAACTGCTCGGCTCGGCGGCCGCCGGCATCCTCGTCAGCGTGTTCGGCGCGGGCGGGCCTACACTGTGGACGCCGCGACCTTCGCCATCAGTACCGCCTGCCCTGGCCGGGTTACGAATGCACCCGGTGGCCCGGGCGAAGACCTCGACACTGACCGACCTCGTGGCAGGCCGGCACGAATCCCGCGCCCGCACCTGGCTCTGGAGCGTCATCCTGGTCTGGGCCGCCTTCGGCATCTTCCCGTTCGGCCCGCTGATCCCGCTCGGCGCGGTGCTCGTCGACCGGCACACGTACGGCTGGATGCAATCCGCAGCCGGAGCCGGGACGATCCTCGGCGGTCTCGCCGCACTCCGCGCCCAACCCCGGCGGCCACTCGCCGCCGGGGCCGTACTGATGGTCGGCTACCCGCTGCTGCCACTCGCGATCGCGCTGCACCGGCCGCTGCCGCCGCTCCTGCTCGCCGCCGGCATCAGCGGCATCGCCTGGGCGTTCTGGTCCATCATGTGGCAGACCAGCGTGCAGACGGCCATGCTCAACCGGGTCACCTCCTACGAGGTCCTGGGCTCCGACGGCAGCCTCCCCATCGGCCAGGCCCTGGCCGGCCCGGTGGCGGGCGCGGTCGGCGCGGAACGGGTGCTCGGCACCTCGGTGGTGGTGGGGCTGCTCGGCTGCGTCGCCCTGCTGCTCATCCCCGCCGTCCGCAACCTTGGCCGGGCCCCGGCACCCGACGACGTACTGACGCGGTCGCCTGCCCAGGTCGGTCGCACCCGCCTTGTTCCGGGTCGCTCAGACCGTCGTCGGGATGCGCCACGAACACGGCTCCCCATGGCCTCGGCAGACGCGGGCCCGGCCTCGCATCGCCATTGCAGACGCGGGCCCAGCATCACCACTGCCTGCTCCCCCGCAATTACAGCCGCGGAACCGGTACACCGCAGAGACTGTTTCACCGCGGACGTATGA
- a CDS encoding GNAT family N-acetyltransferase codes for MLIATERLVLRRFRAEDAAVLAAYRSDPAVARYQSWTAPYSLDKARYAVQTMIAADPAMPGWFQWAIEHTATRTLIGDVGVNLADNLRQAEIGYTLATAHQGQGYATEAVRAVLRDLFEVRGLHRVSAECDARNVRSAQLLERVGFTREGCRREHTWSKHEWTDDLLFGLLATEWPARS; via the coding sequence GTGCTCATCGCCACCGAGCGGCTCGTGCTGCGCCGCTTCCGCGCCGAGGACGCCGCGGTGCTCGCGGCGTACAGGTCGGACCCCGCGGTGGCCCGCTACCAGTCGTGGACCGCGCCGTACTCGCTCGACAAGGCCCGCTACGCCGTGCAGACGATGATCGCCGCGGATCCGGCCATGCCCGGGTGGTTCCAGTGGGCGATCGAGCACACCGCGACCCGTACCCTGATCGGCGATGTCGGGGTGAACCTGGCCGACAACCTCCGGCAGGCCGAGATCGGTTACACCCTGGCCACCGCGCATCAGGGGCAGGGCTATGCGACCGAGGCCGTACGGGCGGTGCTGCGCGACCTGTTCGAGGTGCGCGGCCTGCACCGGGTCTCGGCGGAGTGCGACGCGCGCAACGTCCGCTCGGCCCAGCTGCTCGAACGGGTGGGCTTCACCCGCGAGGGCTGCCGCCGCGAGCACACCTGGAGCAAGCACGAGTGGACGGACGACCTGCTGTTCGGCCTGCTCGCGACGGAGTGGCCGGCCCGGTCATAA
- a CDS encoding thiosugar synthase: protein MGTSQTAIGDLAGTGPWLDVAGRTVRSRLLVGIEHYDSAEVAGQVLAAAGADVIIVTTDTDNDRPSLLLADLDRAVRLDDFVWIGTTSFARSRAAAIRTAQVLRESMGIDILKLDVRVDTNVPDNAATLEAARELRRSGLELLPFIQPDLRTARELEDLGCAAVRVMAAPIGSDRGIDDPQRLREIIGVLGIPVIIEGGLGRASHVARAMELGAAAVLVNTAVAEAGDKVRMAASMRHAAAAGRLCFESGTEPLIAPG from the coding sequence ATGGGAACGTCGCAGACAGCGATCGGTGACCTCGCCGGCACCGGTCCCTGGCTGGACGTCGCCGGTCGCACGGTGCGTTCCCGGCTGCTGGTCGGCATCGAGCACTACGACTCCGCCGAGGTGGCCGGGCAGGTCCTGGCGGCCGCGGGCGCCGACGTCATCATCGTCACCACGGACACCGACAACGATCGGCCCAGTCTGCTGCTGGCCGACCTGGACCGGGCCGTGCGGCTCGACGATTTCGTCTGGATCGGCACGACCTCCTTCGCGCGCAGCCGGGCGGCCGCGATCCGTACGGCCCAGGTCCTCCGGGAGTCGATGGGCATCGACATCCTCAAGCTGGACGTGCGGGTGGACACCAACGTCCCGGACAACGCAGCGACCCTGGAAGCCGCCCGTGAGCTGCGCCGCTCCGGCCTGGAACTGCTGCCGTTCATCCAGCCCGACCTGCGTACCGCGCGGGAGCTCGAGGATCTGGGCTGTGCCGCGGTGCGGGTCATGGCCGCGCCGATCGGCTCGGACCGGGGCATCGACGACCCGCAGCGGCTGCGCGAGATCATCGGCGTTCTCGGCATCCCGGTGATCATCGAGGGTGGCCTCGGCCGCGCGTCGCATGTCGCCCGGGCCATGGAGCTGGGTGCGGCTGCCGTGCTGGTCAACACCGCGGTGGCCGAGGCCGGGGACAAAGTGAGGATGGCCGCGTCGATGCGGCATGCCGCGGCGGCCGGACGGCTGTGCTTCGAGTCCGGCACCGAGCCGCTGATCGCACCGGGGTGA
- the glgB gene encoding 1,4-alpha-glucan branching protein GlgB, translating to MIGQTASTPSLAGDQRLLSAVISGDTHDPHALLGTHPTGKDKTVIRTMRKGAEAVAIVVGDERTEMEQVHPDGIFAVELPGTVLDYRLDVDGTVCDDPYRHLPTLGELDLHLIGEGRHEKLWTVLGAHPRGTGVAFAVWAPAARGVQVIGDFTGWGPYDGWPMRSLGSSGVWELYVPAAAAGQKYKFKILGRDGVWREKADPLAQHTEVPPATASVVYESSYEWQDAAWMTGRAAKEWHQEPMSAYEVHLGSWRPGLSYTELAEQLVDYVKETGFTHVELMPVMEHPFGGSWGYQVTGYFAPTSRFGSPDEFRYLVDKLHQADIGVILDWVPAHFPKDEWALARFDGTPLYEHGDWRRGEQPDWGTYVFDFGRKEVRNFLVANALYWCEEFHADGLRVDAVASMLYLDYSRKDGEWAPNQYGGRENLEAISFLQEMNATVYRHNPGVMTIAEESTAWPGVTRPTHLGGLGFGFKWNMGWMNDTLSYMEKEPIHRQWHHHQMTFATVYAWSENYILPISHDEVVHGKGSLTGKMPGDRWQKLANTRALLGFMWAFTGKQLLFMGAEMGDEREWSEERGLDWDLVAQDTEGAGIQQLVKDLNRAYRETPAIWTQDTEPSGFRWITSEDSQHNTFSFLRFAPNGDTFACIVNFAAVPHDGYRIGLPRPGVWREIINTDSTTYGGSGVGNLGEVHAEELPWHGLNASASLRVPPLGAVWLRFEG from the coding sequence ATGATCGGACAGACCGCGTCCACGCCCTCCCTGGCCGGGGACCAGCGCCTGCTCAGTGCCGTCATCTCGGGCGACACCCACGACCCGCACGCGCTGCTCGGCACGCACCCCACCGGCAAGGACAAGACCGTCATCCGCACGATGCGCAAGGGCGCCGAGGCGGTCGCGATCGTTGTCGGCGACGAGCGGACCGAGATGGAGCAGGTCCACCCGGACGGCATCTTCGCCGTCGAGCTGCCCGGTACGGTGCTCGACTACCGCCTCGACGTGGACGGCACGGTGTGCGACGACCCGTACCGGCACCTGCCCACGCTCGGCGAGCTCGACCTGCACCTGATCGGCGAGGGCCGGCACGAGAAGCTGTGGACGGTGCTCGGCGCCCATCCCCGCGGCACCGGGGTGGCGTTCGCCGTGTGGGCACCCGCCGCCCGGGGCGTGCAGGTGATCGGCGACTTCACCGGGTGGGGTCCGTACGACGGCTGGCCGATGCGCTCGCTGGGCAGCAGCGGCGTCTGGGAGCTGTACGTCCCCGCCGCCGCGGCCGGCCAGAAGTACAAGTTCAAGATCCTCGGCCGCGACGGGGTGTGGCGCGAGAAGGCCGACCCGCTGGCCCAGCACACCGAGGTGCCGCCGGCCACCGCGTCGGTCGTCTACGAGTCGTCGTACGAGTGGCAGGACGCCGCCTGGATGACCGGGCGGGCCGCCAAGGAGTGGCACCAGGAGCCGATGAGTGCGTACGAGGTGCACCTCGGCTCGTGGCGGCCCGGGCTGTCCTACACCGAGCTGGCCGAGCAGCTGGTCGACTATGTCAAGGAGACCGGCTTCACCCACGTCGAGCTGATGCCCGTCATGGAGCACCCGTTCGGCGGTTCCTGGGGCTACCAGGTCACCGGCTACTTCGCGCCGACGTCCCGGTTCGGCTCCCCCGACGAGTTCCGCTACCTGGTGGACAAGCTGCACCAGGCGGACATCGGCGTGATCCTCGACTGGGTGCCGGCGCACTTCCCCAAGGACGAGTGGGCGCTGGCGCGCTTCGACGGCACCCCGCTGTACGAGCACGGCGACTGGCGGCGCGGCGAGCAGCCCGACTGGGGCACGTACGTGTTCGACTTCGGCCGCAAGGAGGTCCGCAATTTCCTGGTGGCCAACGCGCTCTACTGGTGCGAGGAGTTCCACGCCGACGGGCTGCGGGTCGACGCGGTCGCCTCGATGCTCTACCTCGACTACTCGCGCAAGGACGGCGAGTGGGCGCCCAACCAGTACGGCGGCCGGGAGAACCTCGAGGCGATCAGCTTCCTGCAGGAGATGAACGCGACGGTCTACCGGCACAACCCCGGCGTGATGACCATCGCCGAGGAGTCCACCGCGTGGCCCGGCGTCACCCGCCCCACCCACCTCGGCGGGCTGGGCTTCGGCTTCAAGTGGAACATGGGCTGGATGAACGACACCCTGTCGTACATGGAGAAGGAGCCCATCCACCGGCAGTGGCACCACCACCAGATGACCTTCGCCACCGTGTACGCCTGGAGCGAGAACTACATCCTGCCGATCAGCCACGACGAGGTGGTGCACGGCAAGGGCTCGCTCACCGGCAAGATGCCCGGCGACCGCTGGCAGAAGCTGGCCAACACCCGCGCCCTGCTCGGCTTCATGTGGGCCTTCACCGGCAAGCAGCTGCTGTTCATGGGCGCCGAGATGGGCGACGAGCGGGAGTGGAGCGAGGAACGCGGCCTGGACTGGGACCTGGTCGCCCAGGACACCGAGGGCGCGGGCATCCAGCAGCTCGTCAAGGACCTCAACCGGGCCTACCGCGAGACCCCCGCCATCTGGACCCAGGACACCGAGCCCAGCGGCTTCCGCTGGATCACCTCGGAGGACTCGCAGCACAACACGTTCTCGTTCCTCCGCTTCGCCCCCAACGGCGACACCTTCGCCTGCATCGTCAACTTCGCCGCGGTCCCGCACGACGGCTACCGCATCGGCCTGCCCCGCCCCGGGGTCTGGCGCGAGATCATCAACACCGACTCCACCACGTACGGCGGATCCGGGGTGGGCAACCTCGGTGAGGTGCACGCCGAGGAACTGCCCTGGCACGGGCTGAACGCCTCCGCGTCGCTGCGCGTCCCGCCGCTCGGCGCGGTGTGGTTGCGCTTCGAGGGCTGA
- a CDS encoding tetratricopeptide repeat protein: MVQADAVRTEIAEVLKPHLTRLDDREALVRPALLGTRLDTALQWEGPADRFTTDLVRLLPAPALAAVVRAARRRLGADSVAILEDLCSRLEASTGASAHGPGTQTPSQLPAPPPGFAGRAGPLRALTAALDGSAGPAEAVLILLIVGAGGIGKTWLAVHWARRHADQFPGGHLFADLNGFGPGSPVSPASVARAFLTALGIQDSSIPAEEDAQTALYRRLVSGRRMLIVLDNVQETAQVLPLLPASPACTVLITSRNRLPGLITGQGARPMPLDVLTDAEARELLALRLGPERLAAEPGAVAELLSYCAGSPLALGIVAGRALTYPGFPLAELAAELREAAGRLGALDDDEPAASIPTVLSWSYAALRDDQAQLFMLLGTVPGSDIGLPAIADLIDRPAAGTRLLLRGLEQAHLVQQDTPARYRLHDLIALYARDRADHDLTATERLGAQRRLVDFYLHTAYAADRLLHPHRDPIDLGPVPPSCRPQLLTDFAAASTWWESEETNLLAVRDLAAEHGWHRAVWQLSWTLDTYLWRRGHHHSLVTSWREALAAAEREGDPAARALAHQHLGHSCGHVGLHADAQLHLGRALALAQELGDRPGQAHSEHNLACAWEQQGDNQRALRHATTALARYRELDQPVSLADALNDVGWYSLLLGRHDEARTHLEAALTLFRRHHHRGGEASAVAHLAHLNQETGRLADALANYRQALDLSRELSNVFHEAEILHRLGEIHLALGDAGRARRSWQLSLELHEQQHHNERAEEVQRRLDALAGPGDRGDQP, from the coding sequence ATGGTGCAGGCCGACGCCGTCCGGACCGAGATCGCCGAGGTGCTCAAACCCCACCTCACCCGGCTCGACGACCGCGAGGCGCTGGTCCGCCCGGCGTTGCTGGGCACCCGTCTCGACACCGCCCTGCAGTGGGAGGGACCGGCCGACCGGTTCACGACGGACCTGGTCCGGCTCCTCCCGGCGCCCGCTCTCGCAGCGGTCGTGCGGGCGGCCCGGCGCCGGCTCGGTGCGGACTCCGTCGCGATCCTGGAGGACCTCTGCTCGCGGCTGGAAGCATCCACCGGCGCGTCTGCTCATGGCCCGGGCACGCAGACGCCGTCGCAACTGCCTGCGCCACCACCGGGGTTCGCCGGCCGCGCCGGGCCCCTGAGGGCGCTCACCGCGGCCCTCGACGGATCCGCCGGACCGGCCGAGGCGGTGCTCATCCTCCTGATCGTGGGCGCCGGTGGGATCGGCAAGACCTGGCTCGCCGTGCACTGGGCCCGCCGGCATGCCGACCAGTTCCCGGGCGGCCACCTGTTCGCCGACCTCAACGGGTTCGGACCGGGCAGCCCGGTGTCCCCGGCCTCGGTGGCACGCGCTTTCCTCACCGCGCTGGGGATCCAGGACAGCAGCATCCCGGCGGAGGAGGACGCGCAGACCGCCCTCTACCGCCGCCTGGTATCAGGCCGCCGCATGCTGATCGTTCTGGACAACGTCCAGGAGACGGCGCAGGTCCTGCCCCTGCTCCCGGCTTCTCCCGCCTGCACGGTGCTGATCACGAGCCGCAACCGGCTGCCGGGCCTGATCACCGGCCAAGGAGCCCGACCCATGCCGCTGGACGTTCTCACCGACGCCGAAGCACGCGAACTGCTGGCCCTGCGCCTGGGGCCGGAACGGCTCGCCGCGGAGCCCGGAGCCGTGGCCGAACTGCTCAGCTACTGCGCCGGATCCCCGCTTGCCCTGGGTATCGTCGCCGGGCGGGCGCTGACGTATCCCGGCTTCCCGCTCGCGGAGCTGGCCGCCGAACTCCGCGAGGCCGCCGGCCGGCTCGGCGCCCTCGACGACGACGAGCCGGCTGCCAGCATCCCCACCGTCCTGTCCTGGTCCTACGCTGCCTTGCGCGACGACCAGGCACAGTTGTTCATGCTGCTCGGCACCGTTCCCGGGAGCGACATCGGCCTGCCGGCGATCGCCGATCTCATCGACCGGCCCGCTGCCGGGACACGTCTGCTGCTGCGCGGGCTCGAACAAGCACACCTGGTCCAGCAGGACACACCGGCCCGCTACCGCTTGCACGACCTGATCGCGTTGTACGCCCGGGACCGCGCCGATCACGACCTCACCGCCACCGAGCGGCTCGGTGCCCAGCGCAGGCTGGTCGACTTCTACCTGCACACCGCCTATGCAGCCGACCGCCTCCTGCATCCCCATCGCGACCCCATCGACCTCGGCCCGGTGCCGCCCAGCTGCCGGCCGCAGCTCCTCACCGACTTCGCGGCGGCATCGACATGGTGGGAGAGCGAGGAGACCAACCTCCTTGCGGTACGCGACCTCGCCGCGGAGCACGGCTGGCACCGCGCGGTCTGGCAACTGTCCTGGACGCTCGACACCTACCTGTGGCGCCGGGGTCACCACCACAGCCTGGTCACCTCATGGCGGGAAGCGCTGGCTGCCGCCGAGCGCGAGGGCGATCCCGCGGCGCGCGCCCTCGCTCACCAGCATCTCGGCCACTCCTGCGGCCACGTCGGTCTGCACGCCGACGCACAGCTCCATCTCGGCCGGGCGCTGGCGCTGGCGCAAGAACTCGGTGATCGCCCCGGGCAGGCGCACAGCGAGCACAACCTCGCCTGCGCGTGGGAACAGCAGGGCGACAACCAGCGGGCGCTGCGGCACGCCACGACCGCCCTCGCCCGGTACCGCGAGCTCGACCAGCCCGTGTCGCTGGCCGATGCGCTCAACGACGTGGGCTGGTACTCGCTGCTGCTCGGCCGGCACGACGAGGCCCGCACCCACCTCGAAGCCGCGCTGACGCTGTTCCGCCGGCACCACCACCGCGGCGGCGAGGCCTCCGCCGTCGCCCATCTGGCCCATCTGAATCAGGAAACCGGACGGCTCGCGGACGCACTGGCGAACTATCGGCAGGCGCTCGACCTCAGCCGCGAACTCAGCAACGTCTTCCACGAGGCGGAGATCCTGCACCGGCTCGGCGAGATCCACCTCGCCCTGGGCGACGCGGGTCGGGCCCGCCGCTCCTGGCAGCTCTCCCTGGAGCTGCACGAACAACAGCACCACAACGAGCGGGCCGAGGAGGTGCAACGCCGGCTCGACGCCCTCGCCGGGCCGGGGGACCGGGGTGACCAGCCCTGA
- a CDS encoding trypsin-like peptidase domain-containing protein, producing the protein MSVSLAAEDFERVVAILATMPDFRTAQQRADLLTDVFAGTPRGDDVITSLDLDGTPRAVAVRVVQRLQLFGQDEPGREALGVLLNKMLSYLGGGGSAQVLRSVLVRYPLATPPAVDDTGIGEWRGGDTPSGTAEKIIGENTLRDIFVLELALDAARAVVRVLAPGWVGTGFMVSPRLLVTNHHVLPDRAVAAASSYTFNHQVDRARRARPAEVAGARAEGLFHTDERLDLTVVELETPSAAFQPLVMRARRAGRGQRVTIIQHPGGHYKKISMQNNFVAYADDRVVQYTTSTEPGSSGSPVFDQDFEVIGVHHAGGLLSTPGSTERQLRNEGISTVAILADLARNAPEIAAQLAR; encoded by the coding sequence ATGAGTGTCAGCCTCGCCGCCGAGGACTTCGAACGTGTTGTCGCGATTCTCGCCACGATGCCCGACTTCCGGACCGCTCAGCAGCGGGCCGACCTGCTGACCGACGTGTTCGCCGGTACGCCTCGCGGCGACGACGTCATCACCTCGCTGGACCTGGACGGCACCCCCCGCGCCGTCGCGGTCCGGGTGGTGCAGCGGCTGCAGCTGTTCGGCCAGGACGAGCCCGGGCGGGAGGCGCTGGGCGTCCTGCTCAACAAGATGCTCTCGTACCTCGGCGGCGGCGGCAGCGCGCAGGTCCTGCGGAGCGTGCTCGTGCGTTATCCCCTGGCCACGCCCCCGGCCGTGGACGACACCGGGATCGGCGAGTGGCGGGGCGGGGACACCCCGTCCGGGACGGCCGAGAAGATCATCGGCGAGAACACGCTGCGCGACATCTTCGTCCTGGAGCTGGCGCTCGACGCGGCCCGGGCCGTCGTCCGGGTGCTCGCTCCCGGCTGGGTGGGCACCGGCTTCATGGTGTCGCCGCGGCTGCTGGTCACCAACCACCACGTCCTGCCCGACCGCGCCGTCGCCGCCGCCTCGTCGTACACGTTCAACCATCAGGTGGACCGCGCCCGCCGCGCCCGGCCGGCGGAGGTGGCGGGCGCCCGCGCCGAGGGCCTCTTCCACACCGACGAACGGCTCGACCTGACGGTGGTCGAGCTCGAGACGCCGTCCGCGGCGTTCCAGCCGCTGGTCATGCGGGCCCGCCGGGCCGGCCGGGGCCAGCGGGTGACGATCATCCAGCACCCCGGCGGGCACTACAAGAAGATCTCCATGCAGAACAACTTCGTGGCGTACGCCGACGACCGGGTCGTGCAGTACACCACGTCGACCGAGCCCGGCTCCTCCGGGTCGCCGGTGTTCGACCAGGACTTCGAGGTCATCGGGGTGCACCATGCCGGAGGTCTGCTGAGCACCCCCGGCAGCACCGAACGGCAGCTGCGTAACGAAGGGATCAGCACGGTCGCCATCCTGGCCGACCTCGCCCGCAACGCCCCCGAGATCGCCGCCCAGCTCGCGAGGTAG